A section of the uncultured Desulfosarcina sp. genome encodes:
- a CDS encoding response regulator produces MGPTNKILIADRNPRIREFLRRELAANGHRVRSVNNARDLLKVIYSDNRIDLLILDPDFPYMDAVELAHKIIDRVPQIPVVLHCIRGTRDLSGFDGTNAVHIEKNGQSVEVLKETIRRML; encoded by the coding sequence ATGGGACCCACAAACAAAATCCTTATCGCCGATCGAAATCCCCGCATCCGGGAGTTTCTCAGACGCGAACTTGCCGCCAACGGCCACCGGGTCCGCTCGGTGAACAACGCCAGGGATCTGCTGAAAGTGATCTACAGCGACAATCGCATCGACCTGCTGATCCTGGATCCGGACTTTCCCTATATGGATGCCGTCGAACTGGCCCACAAAATCATTGATCGCGTTCCGCAAATCCCGGTCGTCCTGCATTGCATCCGCGGAACCAGGGACCTTTCCGGCTTTGACGGAACCAATGCGGTTCACATCGAAAAAAATGGCCAAAGCGTCGAGGTCCTCAAGGAAACCATCCGTCGGATGCTTTAG